The Mesorhizobium loti genome includes a region encoding these proteins:
- a CDS encoding N-acyl homoserine lactonase family protein, producing MMGDSERYEVHAVRYGHFERRSGENFLGGDTHDVAMPLDYFVWAIVGQKRTFIVDTGFDKPTGDKRGRSVVRPVDDGLAAIGINHADVSDVIISHMHYDHCGNHHLFPNATFHLQDAEMEFATGRCMCHHAMRHPFEAEDVTTMVRRVFAGKVCFHDPESQIAPGITLHKVGGHSRGLQVVRVETGNGAVVIASDAAHFYANMERQKPFPVFDRLSDVIFGVERMKQLASSPAHIVPGHDPLVLKRFARTHQDVEDIVSLAHPLP from the coding sequence ATCATGGGTGATTCCGAACGTTATGAAGTCCATGCCGTTCGCTACGGCCATTTCGAACGCCGCTCGGGTGAGAATTTCCTCGGCGGCGACACGCATGATGTTGCGATGCCGCTCGACTACTTCGTCTGGGCGATCGTTGGGCAGAAACGCACCTTCATCGTCGACACCGGTTTCGACAAACCGACCGGCGACAAGCGCGGACGCAGTGTCGTCAGGCCAGTCGATGACGGCCTGGCGGCAATCGGCATCAACCACGCCGATGTCAGCGACGTCATCATCTCGCACATGCATTACGACCATTGCGGAAACCATCACCTGTTCCCGAACGCGACCTTTCATCTGCAGGATGCGGAGATGGAGTTCGCGACCGGCCGCTGCATGTGCCACCATGCCATGCGCCATCCCTTCGAGGCCGAAGACGTCACCACCATGGTGCGGCGCGTCTTTGCCGGAAAGGTTTGCTTCCACGACCCCGAGTCGCAGATCGCGCCCGGCATCACGCTCCACAAGGTTGGCGGCCACTCACGCGGATTGCAGGTGGTGCGGGTGGAAACCGGCAACGGCGCGGTCGTGATCGCGTCCGACGCAGCCCATTTCTACGCCAATATGGAACGCCAGAAGCCGTTTCCCGTCTTCGATCGGCTTAGCGATGTCATCTTCGGGGTCGAGCGTATGAAACAACTCGCCAGTTCCCCGGCTCACATCGTGCCAGGCCATGACCCGCTGGTTCTCAAGCGCTTCGCGCGCACCCACCAGGACGTCGAAGACATCGTAAGTCTTGCTCATCCTTTGCCCTGA
- a CDS encoding NAD(P)-dependent oxidoreductase — protein MSTLKIGFVGIGKMGTPMATRLIKAGYEVTVYDVDSKAVAELTDAGAKAAAGARDVADVAEIVFASLPSPQILEKVVLGEGGIAEGKAVRIFVDISTTGPRMAAKVAEGLSARNIAMIDAPVSGGLKGARNGTLAVMVSGPKAAFETARPVIENFGRIFFMGEVQGSAQTMKLANNLLAAAALAISSEAVVMGVKAGLDPKVMIDVINASSGRNSATEDKFPKSVLPRTFDFGFATGLSFKDVRLCVDEAEAMGVPMVVGSAVRQLLSVTNQLYGPESDFTCMVKTVETWAHVEVGSAQTPDVAKAS, from the coding sequence ATGTCGACCCTGAAAATCGGCTTTGTTGGCATCGGAAAAATGGGCACGCCGATGGCGACCCGTCTCATCAAGGCCGGCTACGAAGTGACTGTCTACGACGTCGACAGCAAAGCCGTTGCGGAGTTGACCGACGCGGGCGCGAAAGCCGCCGCCGGTGCGCGCGATGTTGCCGATGTTGCGGAGATCGTCTTTGCCAGCCTGCCCAGCCCGCAGATCCTGGAAAAGGTCGTGCTCGGCGAAGGCGGCATCGCCGAGGGCAAGGCGGTTCGCATCTTCGTCGACATCTCGACGACGGGTCCGCGAATGGCCGCCAAGGTTGCCGAAGGCCTTTCAGCCAGGAACATCGCCATGATCGACGCGCCCGTCAGCGGAGGCTTGAAGGGCGCGCGCAACGGCACGCTCGCCGTCATGGTGTCGGGGCCGAAGGCTGCCTTCGAAACGGCAAGGCCGGTGATCGAGAATTTCGGCCGGATATTCTTCATGGGCGAGGTTCAGGGCTCCGCCCAAACCATGAAGCTTGCCAACAACCTGCTTGCAGCGGCAGCACTTGCGATATCCTCCGAAGCGGTCGTGATGGGCGTCAAGGCGGGCCTCGATCCCAAGGTGATGATCGACGTCATCAACGCCTCGAGCGGCCGCAACAGCGCCACCGAGGACAAGTTCCCAAAATCCGTCCTGCCGCGCACCTTCGATTTCGGTTTCGCGACAGGCCTGTCCTTCAAGGATGTACGGTTGTGCGTGGATGAGGCGGAGGCGATGGGCGTGCCAATGGTGGTGGGCAGTGCCGTGCGCCAGTTGCTGAGCGTGACGAACCAGCTCTACGGGCCGGAATCCGATTTTACCTGTATGGTCAAGACGGTTGAGACATGGGCGCATGTGGAGGTCGGTTCAGCCCAGACCCCAGATGTCGCCAAAGCGAGTTGA
- a CDS encoding FadR family transcriptional regulator, translated as MPKLVANDIATMLKKRISSGEWLEDGRMPPERDLAAEFGVARNTVRRAVGFLEDDGTVVRHVGRGTFLTATNPTSIASMVARMEGTSPADMMEIRQLLEPAAAAFAATNASATELNAVREAHQTACDAMEMPEFEHWDAEFHHRVFACCRNDFLKEIHNLMRAIRNQSPWFEMKRRSFSEERRQVYCREHQAILEALFHRDPEGAKTAMLGHLKTVEKNLLGR; from the coding sequence ATGCCGAAGCTCGTCGCCAACGACATTGCCACAATGCTGAAGAAGCGGATTTCCTCCGGCGAATGGCTCGAGGACGGCCGCATGCCGCCCGAGCGCGACCTCGCAGCCGAATTCGGCGTCGCGCGCAACACCGTGCGCCGTGCCGTCGGCTTCCTGGAGGACGACGGAACGGTCGTGCGGCATGTCGGGCGCGGCACCTTTCTGACGGCGACCAACCCGACATCGATCGCATCGATGGTCGCACGGATGGAAGGCACCAGCCCCGCCGACATGATGGAGATCAGGCAGCTACTCGAACCAGCAGCGGCTGCCTTTGCCGCGACCAATGCCAGCGCAACCGAACTGAATGCCGTTCGCGAAGCACACCAGACCGCATGCGATGCCATGGAGATGCCCGAGTTCGAGCATTGGGATGCCGAATTCCATCACCGGGTGTTTGCCTGCTGCCGCAATGACTTCCTGAAAGAGATCCACAATCTCATGCGTGCCATTCGCAACCAGTCACCCTGGTTTGAAATGAAGAGGCGCTCATTTTCGGAAGAGCGACGTCAGGTGTATTGCCGGGAACATCAGGCGATCTTGGAAGCGTTGTTCCACCGTGATCCGGAGGGCGCGAAGACGGCGATGCTTGGTCACCTCAAGACGGTCGAGAAGAACTTGCTGGGTAGGTGA
- a CDS encoding fumarylacetoacetate hydrolase family protein yields the protein MRVATFSIAGERRVGLVDLDAQTVAPFDFTVEQARSGILALIERNGAGVPRTLSPIPLAQVEIEAPIPQPRRNIFCVGKNYHEHAHEFARSGFDSSAGAGAIPKHPIIFSKVPESVVANHANVLIDSSVSTAIDYEAELAVIIGKGGRGISRENALDHVWGYTIVNDVTARDLQGKYSQWLIGKSQDTFCPMGPWAVTRDELDLATAGIRCFVNEDLRQDSRISLLIFDIPTIIATLSQGITLKPGDIIATGTPVGVGIGFDPPKYLKAGDVVRIEIDGIGTLENRFAEHVQ from the coding sequence ATGCGGGTCGCGACTTTTTCGATCGCCGGCGAACGTCGCGTAGGCCTTGTCGATCTTGATGCCCAAACCGTCGCGCCCTTCGATTTCACCGTCGAACAGGCGAGGAGCGGCATCCTGGCCTTGATCGAACGCAATGGCGCCGGCGTGCCGCGCACCCTGTCGCCTATCCCGTTGGCGCAGGTCGAGATCGAAGCGCCGATCCCGCAACCGCGCCGCAACATCTTCTGCGTCGGCAAGAACTATCACGAGCATGCGCATGAGTTCGCCCGCAGCGGTTTCGATTCCAGCGCCGGCGCCGGGGCGATCCCGAAACATCCGATCATCTTTTCAAAAGTGCCGGAATCGGTGGTCGCCAACCATGCCAATGTGCTGATCGATTCCTCCGTCTCGACGGCCATTGACTACGAGGCGGAACTCGCCGTCATCATCGGCAAGGGCGGGCGCGGCATCTCCAGGGAAAACGCACTCGACCATGTCTGGGGCTACACGATCGTCAACGACGTCACCGCCCGCGACCTGCAAGGCAAATACAGCCAGTGGCTGATCGGCAAGTCGCAGGACACGTTCTGTCCGATGGGGCCATGGGCGGTGACCAGGGATGAACTCGACCTGGCCACCGCCGGCATCCGCTGCTTCGTCAATGAGGACCTGCGCCAGGATTCCCGGATTTCGCTGCTCATCTTCGACATCCCGACCATCATCGCGACGCTGTCGCAAGGCATCACGCTGAAGCCCGGAGACATCATCGCAACCGGCACGCCGGTCGGCGTCGGCATCGGCTTTGATCCGCCGAAATATCTCAAGGCCGGTGACGTCGTGCGCATCGAGATCGACGGCATCGGCACGCTGGAAAACCGCTTTGCGGAGCACGTGCAATGA
- a CDS encoding alpha/beta fold hydrolase: MTTVTVGQVVAEVVGEGTAVVMIHGLGGTSNMFQPQMAALSGYRVIRLDLPGSGRSPRPIEQLTIEGMSEAVIRAMVGMGVASAHFVGHSMGTIVCQQIAATQPAQVTSLTLFGALAEPAEATRQGLANRARLARSGGIADIADQIVANAISAHTRETSPAAVAFVRESITRQDPESYARTCEALAKATSVDARRISAPTLLVTGDADTVNPAGVGQALADRIKGAVFSSLDRCGHWATVESPRESSQKLADFLRRVDR; the protein is encoded by the coding sequence ATGACGACCGTGACGGTTGGCCAAGTCGTCGCGGAGGTTGTCGGCGAAGGCACGGCCGTGGTGATGATCCACGGTCTCGGCGGCACGTCGAACATGTTCCAGCCGCAGATGGCAGCACTGTCCGGCTATCGCGTCATCCGGCTCGACCTGCCGGGCTCCGGCCGCTCGCCGCGCCCGATCGAGCAGCTCACCATCGAAGGGATGAGTGAGGCAGTCATCCGCGCCATGGTCGGCATGGGGGTCGCATCCGCGCATTTCGTCGGTCATTCGATGGGCACCATCGTCTGTCAGCAGATTGCGGCAACGCAGCCCGCGCAGGTCACCTCGCTGACGCTGTTTGGCGCGCTGGCGGAACCGGCCGAGGCGACGAGACAAGGCCTCGCCAACCGGGCACGGCTGGCGCGCTCGGGCGGCATTGCCGATATCGCCGACCAGATCGTCGCCAACGCGATCTCGGCGCACACCAGGGAGACTTCGCCAGCCGCCGTCGCCTTCGTGCGGGAATCGATCACCCGCCAGGACCCGGAATCCTATGCCCGCACCTGCGAGGCGCTGGCCAAGGCGACCTCGGTCGATGCGCGGCGGATCTCGGCGCCGACATTGCTCGTCACCGGCGATGCCGACACGGTCAATCCGGCGGGTGTCGGCCAGGCGCTTGCCGACAGGATCAAGGGCGCCGTATTCTCCTCACTGGATCGGTGCGGGCACTGGGCCACGGTGGAAAGCCCGCGCGAGAGCAGCCAGAAGCTCGCCGATTTTTTGAGACGGGTTGATAGGTGA